A DNA window from Candidatus Krumholzibacteriia bacterium contains the following coding sequences:
- a CDS encoding DNRLRE domain-containing protein: MKTVLLGSVFCVMLVAVQVGHPAAASVVLTPVLDNTMYSESDTLSNALGLHFYSGNNAGGPLPPADSRRGLVAFDVAAVIPAGATIDSVALQLTLSKANLLGPATTIVSLHRALASWGEGTSIANQGLGEGSGGLATPGDATWLDRFRGTLLWTTPGGDFVFAASASRSVPVTSGNYTWTSAQMVADVQVWLDSPASAFGWVVKGDETVVSSARQWDSRQSPPARRPKLTVFYTVAPTGVGGDVVPNRFALQPNYPNPFNPSTVIPFEVPSGGGHVTIGVYDATGHRVRVLFDNRSDEGRHEVTWDGRDKNGVQVASGVYLVRLSAGAATDVRKIVLAK, encoded by the coding sequence ATGAAGACAGTACTCCTTGGATCTGTATTCTGCGTGATGCTCGTGGCAGTTCAGGTCGGCCATCCGGCCGCAGCCAGCGTGGTCCTCACCCCGGTCCTCGATAACACCATGTACTCGGAGTCGGATACGCTGAGCAACGCGCTCGGGCTACATTTCTATTCCGGTAACAACGCCGGCGGCCCACTCCCCCCGGCCGACTCGCGCCGCGGTCTGGTTGCGTTCGACGTCGCAGCGGTCATCCCGGCCGGTGCAACCATCGACAGCGTGGCGTTGCAGCTGACCCTTTCCAAAGCAAATCTTCTTGGGCCCGCCACCACGATCGTCTCGCTGCACCGCGCACTGGCGAGCTGGGGAGAGGGAACCTCCATTGCCAACCAGGGTCTGGGCGAGGGCTCTGGCGGTCTCGCCACCCCCGGCGATGCAACGTGGCTGGACCGCTTCCGGGGAACGTTGCTGTGGACGACACCGGGCGGCGACTTTGTGTTCGCGGCGAGCGCCAGCCGGTCGGTGCCTGTCACCTCAGGGAACTACACATGGACATCCGCCCAGATGGTGGCCGACGTTCAAGTGTGGCTCGACAGCCCCGCGTCCGCCTTCGGCTGGGTGGTCAAAGGCGATGAGACGGTGGTCAGCTCGGCACGTCAGTGGGATTCGCGCCAGAGCCCTCCGGCAAGACGGCCGAAGCTCACGGTCTTCTACACGGTTGCGCCCACGGGCGTGGGCGGAGACGTGGTGCCCAACCGGTTTGCCCTGCAACCCAACTACCCCAATCCGTTCAATCCCTCCACGGTGATCCCGTTTGAGGTTCCGAGCGGTGGTGGGCATGTGACGATTGGTGTCTACGACGCAACGGGACACCGCGTGCGTGTTCTGTTCGACAACCGTTCGGACGAAGGCCGGCACGAGGTAACGTGGGACGGCCGCGACAAGAACGGTGTGCAGGTGGCATCCGGAGTCTACCTGGTGCGCTTGAGTGCGGGTGCGGCGACGGACGTCCGCAAGATTGTACTGGCAAAGTAG